Within the Musa acuminata AAA Group cultivar baxijiao chromosome BXJ2-9, Cavendish_Baxijiao_AAA, whole genome shotgun sequence genome, the region TTATATGCTTGCTTGCTATGATATGCTCATCGCGAGTTTGATCTATTTCCTTTTAGCCTAAAGTAAATATAAGGTTTGATGGGGGCTTCAGCTTTTAACAAGAAGGAAAGATTCGTTTATATTtttgtttgagaaaaaaatatcctTTCAGTCTTTTTTATGTCACCCAAAATTTTTCACTAATGTTTTTTCTTAATCTCTTACGTAATATCCTCTGATCCCTCTTAAATATTAATAGCTAATCCTTGACTTTAAAGGGAAGCTCTATCATCCAATGTATCTTTAATCTTTTTGATAATTGAGGATCATGATTAAGGACTTGGTATGATGATTGCACTTTGCTGGGAGCTTTCTATGGAATTGGACTAGATTCGACAACGGTATTAAGTACCGACTCTAAGGGAGATACTAGAGGTGTTGTCAAAAGGATTATTTTGGGTCAATTGTGTAAGTTAGGACAAGAATGAGCTAATAGTTTTCTCATGCTTGTTGGACTCACTCAGTCAGATTAGTGAATATTTCTACAAGGGCAATAATGATGGGTGAAAAATCAATTATTTGAGGAGTTCTTTATGGAGGGTTTATTTTAGAATTATTAAATAAGTCATCATTAAACAAAAGaccaagaataaaaaatatgttatttcttatcattcttaaatttaaATTTGGAAAAGCAAGATCGTTCATATTTACCCAATCAAAATTCTAATTAGTCAACATATTGATTCATTTTGGAACAAACCAAAGTCAACTTTTATGTTTATCAAGTTTGAGATATTAGAAAGAGAGATTTGGGTCGAGACCGTATAAAAACTACATTAGAGATGTAACTGGCATAGCTCCTCTGAagcataaataagaaagaatgaatATTACACTTATGCCACCCCAAATCTTACCAATCATTCACTAATGTTTCTCTTAATCTCTTGCACAATATCCTCTGGATGTTGATCCCTCGTGAATATGAATAGCTAATTCTCGACTTTAAAAAGAAGCTCCGTTATCGAATGTGTTTAACCTTTTTGATAGTTAAACTCATGATTGAGGACTTGATATGGTGACTATACTTTACTGGAAGATTCATATGAAACTAGTCTAGATTTAACAACGATATTAAATATCAACAACTCTAGGAGAGGTGCCAGAGGTGTTGTCAAAAGGATTGCCCTTggttgagtcaattatgcaagttGGGACAAGAATGAGTTAATAGTTTTCTTATATTTACTAGACTCATTGAATCAGATTAGTAAAGGTTTCAACAAGGACAATAATTGATGGATGGAAAGTTAGTTATTTGAGAAGTTGAGGATTTATTTTAGAGTTGTTAAATAGTCGACGTAACTCAGCAGGGGGTTGGAGGATTTGGTCAAGTAATAAAGTAATAAAAGTGAAAGAGAGATTGGCCTTTGAGAACATACATGAGAACATACCCTTTCTTTAATAATAGTGTTGGGGCTGACCATTGCGGGCATGACCATGAGAAATACTTGGAACCGTCACTAGAATTGTTCGATGATCAATGAGCAATGAAATCGTGCATCGTATCATCGGCTATGGTTTGTGTTTTAACAGCTCATCATGAGATTGTGACTGCTAGGTGTTGTTATCATGACAACATATATGCTAGCATCTCTTTTAGTGCCATGTTGTTTGTTAGTTGATGAGTCAGATGGACGTAATGTATCGATCATATGTATCGTCTTCCCCTATATAATTTATAACAAAGAGCATCACAAGCAATGCTGAGGACTGCCATATAATTTATGAGAAAATAAGGATGCTTTctaaaaagtgaaaaaaataaattataaataattttcagTCACCGAATTCTGTCATCTCAGATATCAACGGAAGCAATTATGGAACCAAATCCAATCGGGTCGAGTTCGAACTCGAACCAAAACCAAAGGGTTAGACAGGAACAACCTGCTATCGGTAATCACACCTGCGGTGAGATCAACTTTTAGGGTTAGCATTCGTCTCCGATATAAAAGCAGAGCCTCCCTCAGTCGGTagcgcctctctctctctttctctctctctctttctctgacgCCGCCTCGTCTCTTCCAACTCTTTCATCTTCATGGCAGAGCGCGGCGGAGATCGTGGTGGCTTTGGGCGTGGGTTTGGCCGCGGTCGAGGTGACCGTGGCCGTGGCCGTGGCGACCGAGGCCGTGGGCGTCGCGGCGGCCGacgcgaggaggaggagaagtgggTGCCCGTCACCAAGCTCGGTCGCCTCGTCAAGGAGGGAAAGATCACCAGCCTCGAGCAGATCTACCTACACTCCCTCCCCGTGAAGGAACACCAGATCATCGACACCCTCCTCGGTGGCCGCCTTAAGGATGAGGTCATGAAGATCATGCCTGTCCAGAAGCAGACCCGCGCCGGCCAGCGCACCCGCTTCAAGGCCTTCGTCGTCGTCGGCGACACTGATGGCCACGTGGGCCTCGGCGTCAAGTGCGCCAAGGAGGTCGCCACCGCAATCCGCGGCGCCATCATCCTGGCCAAGCTATCGGTTATCCCCGTCAGGAGAGGTTACTGGGGGAACAAGATCGGCAAGCCCCACACCGTGCCCTGCAAGGTCACGGGGAAGTGCGGGTCGGTCACTGTCCGCATGGTGCCCGCACCAAGGGGGGCGGGGATCGTTGCTGCCCGTGTGCCGAAGAAGGTGCTCCAATTTGCTGGGATAGAGGACGTGTTCACCTCGTCCCGTGGCTCCACCAAGACTCTGGGAAACTTTGTCAAGGTCTGTGTTTCTTGTTCACTATTGTGTTGCTTTACTTTGTGCGATGGACTGTGGTTGTGTTGGTTTCTTATAACAATTCCTAGGAATGCATCAACCTCTTTTATGTGTTTGTCCGCGTTCGTGCATGTCAATGCTTCTACGTTTTATTTGCTCTTTTATTAGTGCCTGTGTTTTGTGGCCCATCTTTGTGATGGGCTAATAGGCTTTGTTTACAAACATTATTGCAGCTAATAGGCTTTGCTTAGCTCTTTCCACCATATTTGGCTCCTACCAGCCACACCACCTATTGGAATAACATCTTTTGTTGTAAATGCTTAAATAGCTTGTGGGAGAATGCAATAGTTTTAGAATACAGCTTAACGGCTGAGGATTTGTCCTTTTCTCGGGAGTTCGAAGATGATAGTTCATTTAACATAAGCTCAGAGGTTAGACTAAACAAGTACTATAAGAAAATGTGCAGTTTGGTGAAGGTGCTACAAGGTTAAGATTTTGAGTATTGCTTTAATGAGGCTTATTTATTCTAACATGGTTTGTGGAGTCAGCTGATCACCCTGGTTTGGTCGTGTCAGTCTAGATTGGGGGCCACTGTTTCCTAGCTGTGATCTCTTTGAATTTTGGGGGATTATTAGGATTGCCTGAATTATTGGGTAAAAACCTGGGTTGACTTATTATTTCCATTTTCTGGTGGATCCAAATAGATCTATAGAGTGGCTTAGCTCTCCTCTTTTGAGGTTGCTTCCAGTCGGTTTCTTGGTTAGTCTTTAACCAGTCCTCTTTCTCACCATCATGTTTTTGTTGTCATGTTGATCAGAGATGATCTATTTTTATCTGTCTGAGTTGGTTTTTAGCCCTTTGAATTCTGGCCCCAGCATTTTACGTTTGAGTTCTGTTTCCAAATTCTATGACAAATCTTGTGCTTGATCCACAGCATATGAACCTACAAATATTGTTATAGCTTTGTCTGGGCTGCACCGAGCTTTTTAGAAGGCCTAATCACTTGAGACGTACATGTTCTGCAGTAGACTGAGTGGTCGTTCTTTTAAAGCTTAGTGTATGCATGGGAGAAAGTTATGTATGTGTGGCACCAAAGTTGTTGAGTCTTTTGATCCAAATTTGCTGGTTGACTCTGCTTGAGAGCAGGCAGAAACAGTCGAACCCATGGTCATGAATGGCCTATTCGAGAAAGATTGGTGTGGAGGAGAGAATGTTATATGTTCCTGATCCAACAAGAGCAGATTGACAGCAATCGAGAAGAGGAAGAATTGGAGAGGAGCGGTGGGCACTAGGAGGCTTAGCCATGATGGTTGGTGGTGAGAGCTTGGAGGAAGATAAGTGGAAAGGGGAGAAGAGAGCAAAAAGCAAGGGAAGACTTGTTATGCTATCCCCCTCTGGCCTAAAAGAAATCACATGTAAAAGAATCTCTTTCTACTTGAACAATAGAGATTTGTTATTGTCATAGATGAAGTTTGATTGCTTCAGTCCTCCTGGCTTTGAAAAGAAGTTTAATATTTGTACCAACATGACCACCTAACATTGTTGATTTGTTGCTGAAACTaaggagagaagaaaaaaagaagaagaagaaactagaAGGTTTAAAAGGATTGTTATATTTTTTTCTGGTTGAAATGCCAATTCTCATTTTAGTTCACTCAATCTGATTTTGATCCTCTTTTGACATACTGATGTCGTCATATTACTTTCCAAGAAATTATTGGCCCCTTGAAACAATTTATGattgattatttttttgtttttacctTTTGGTTATTGGCTTATATGAACCTCCTGAGGTCTGCTATGATTATGATGTTTTGTAAATTCACAAGTGTTTGTGGAATAAATTTACTGGTATATGCCAATATTTTGTGTTTTTACACAATGCGCAAGTTACATAAGCAAGTTGATGCCTTGGTCTGTGCAGGCTACATTTGAGTGTCTCATGAAGACATATGGCTTCCTGACACCGGATTTCTGGATGGAGACTCGTTTCAGCAAATCTCCCTTCCAGGAGTACACAGACTTGCTTGCAAAGCCAACCAAGGCAATAATTCTGGAGAACACCGAGAGGGTTGAATGAAGCTTAGGATGATGATGCATGCCTTCTTTCAGTTTGCTTTGGCTTTATTTTTTGACAAGGTAACGAGTTAATTTACTTAAGTGTATTAATTTACTTCTCTTTTGCTTGGTGTGACAATTTTATGTTACTTttagtatttatttatttcacATTCCGAGCTATTATTATATTTTGGAAGTATGATAGACCTAATCTATCATTGATTGTAGAGTTGGGTTACCACCCTTGATCTTGATAGCCCAACCGTAAACAAAACTCTTAGTTAGAGTTACGAATCAAGTATTTTAACAGTTTCTTGCAATGTTTCTTCTGGCCGTTAGATTGAGAAAATTATATCGAAGTAGATAAATTTCTTGTCGCCTCCAAAAGGGCAGACTATCTTACTCTTGTGCACGTATAATGCAAGTTGAGCGCTAAAGATTGTTCTTGTCCTATTTTCTTTCGACCGCAAGGAGCGAGAGTAATCAATCAGTCCAATATCCTCATGtcctattttattttcttgtagatagaattctctctctctctctctctctctctctctctcttccacccATGCTAGTGAACATTTTCTCGTAGGATTTATTTCAGAAGAAACCACCTTTCGGTAACAATCATCGACACCAAATAAGCACCTGAAATTAAGATAGGGTTGTAGCATGATGCAATGTTGACCAATCTGATATGATGCACCATTACGATGGAGAAACGACAACACTTTACCCAACAAAACAAAAACCGAAAGAAAGAAGGGAGCAGCCCCCATCACACTTcatctattattttatttatttttatttttattttaaataaaaatatattattatattaaatgatgcGATGTCCATAATGGTCGTACATATATTCAAATATGAAATGCATTTACTTATGTAATAATATACACTACATTCAATTAGGATGGCATTGCAAGGAGGCACTTGATACTTGATGATTCGATTAGGATGTATTGCAAGTAGGAGGAACCTAACCTTGTTAGCAGAGAACCGCACCCCACCCCACCGTTCCACAGGAACAACTCCCTGCATCCATCATACCAATGGTCGATTTGATAAAATGCACCATTCATAGAGCCATGATTTCAAACTCCAGTAAGCTCTCTCATCATGTAATAACAAGTACAAGGCTATTTCCACAAACCAGGGaatagaaatttttttaaaaaaattttaaaaaatttaaaaaacaaaacaaaagaaaacatcCATACACCGAGGGGCGATCTACCGATACCTACAATAGGCGTTTCATTTATCTCATATATTATGCTTCATCACGCAAACAATTGAATTTTTATATTGATGCAAAGTCCAATCAAGTCTCGGAACAGCAGCAACAACTACTCACAAAACAAAGCAAgtaaaataaagaataatttaaatGATAATTTAATAGGACATACAAGAGATACATCTTCATACATATGATATATATAAAACTTGTACAGGGATACCACTCTTCAGACATGAGAAGCAAACAGTTCCATATTCTAGCAATTGATACCACATTGCTGTACGTCTGGTCCGGTTACTCTAGTAGTGAAAGGATCAACTCGGACCCATAACAAGGAAAAGATTGAAGCAAGTAGAATGGACCACACCACGACAATTGTAGGCGTACGGTTCTgtctccccatcagacccttgaggAAGGGGTACAGGTGAACAATCACCCAGAAAGCAAAGAAGAGCTTCCCAAACAGCGGACCCCATGACTGGTATCCACTGTTAATGGCATAGGAGATTCCAGCAACCACACCAACCAGATTTACAATGAGAAGTGTGGTTGGTGGTATCAAAAGAGTAGTCCACTTGAACATGTAGAGCTCGGCAAAGTCACCGTCTTCATCAGACGCTTTGGAAGTAACAGTGAAGTTTGTGTCAATACCAGCAAGAACTTTCAGTAGACCTTGGAAAACTGCAAAGAGATGGGATGAGACGCCACCGATGACCCAAAATTGTTCATTCCTCCACCATTCATCAATCCCAACACCACTCCACCTCATTTCCAGAATGCCAGTAGCGAAAATggaaaggaagagagagatgAACCAGATACTTGCAATGTTGCTAAtctgcaaattgattaaagttggTTAGTCCACGACAGAGTGAATTATCATCTGGCTATAATGGTTTCAGCTTTGAAGAATCAGATCAAGTGATAAGTTCTGTGCCTAAAACAAAAATTATTATTCCACCAGATGAAAATCACAGAACATGTTCATAAAATGTACTCTTAACTTCTTAAGTGATAGATCTTGCTCAAACATTATTAGCAGCCTTGAAGATGGCTCAAGGCTTTGTCACCTAAGGCAAGGGAAATCATGCATAAAAAGTCATGGACCTATTGATATCTAAAATCAGCAAAGAACCTAACAAGGTAATGTTCGTACCTGGGGAATAATGAATTTTCCTGTAAGTAAACAGATGGCCGGCAGTGTGCAGTATAACAGGAGGGGAAGTGAAGTGAGCGGGTAAATGGTGGTGTTGATGTATGCAAATCTTTCCAAGAACTTCAATCGTCCTCCATAACCATACCATATTGGGCAGTGACGGCTAAAGAGAATCTCAACAGATCCCAAGGCCCATCGAAGCACTTGGTTCAGACGATCTGAAAGATTGATAGGAGCAGACCCTTTGAATGCTGGACGCTTAGGCATGCAGTAGATTGATTTCCAACCACGGGCATGCATCTTGAATCCGGTGAGAATATCTTCTGTCACAGAACCATAAATCCACCCTATCTGTATCAACAAATAACAGTTTTTATCAAACTTCCAGCATCTTCACACAAGGACATGAAAGTAACTTCTTAGCTCATAAATTTTTCAAGTACTGCAGAAAGCGTATGCCATCTTTAGAGCCTTACAGTAATTTTAGCATTCTTAAGCCACTCTACTAAAAGTTCAGACATAAAGGATATCCTAATGCTTCTATCCAAATATTTTATCCTTTTGCCATCCATTATTGACAATTAAATTTATCTTATGTCAACAATTTCTTCCAGCAAACCTCAGCAACAATTGAATGCAGAAGTGAGCATAAGAAAGCAAGGAAAGCAGAGATGAGTAAGCAGGATAAGCACAGATTTTGATGTTCTAACAAATAAGGGTGCACTATAACACAGAAATGACAGATGAAAATTGGGTGTTTAGTGATGGTGAATCCTAATCAACTAATCTGATTATATCAGAAGTTTGGAATTTTATGTTTGTTGCACAGATCTAATTGTTTGTCTATTTTAAGATCTTGCTATGGACTGTGCTCAGGGTAACTCCAGTACACTATTGGTAGTAGTCTCAGAAAATGGTGCATCTATCTCAAGCTACCTGTTAAGGTGTTAAAAATCAAGGTTCGCCATATCATAGCATACCACTCGATATGAGCGATATGTACCGGTTCGACAGGGGACTAGTACTGACGGTATATTGGTATACTCCCATGTATCATGTGTTAGTACACTTTGATACGTGCCATACTGATAATTGATCGGTACACCGATAAGGCAAACCCTGTTAAGAATTATTTTCAATTCATGGGACATGCAACACCCATTGTTTTTATTAATTCTATTTGTAGTGATACTCCAAAGTGCTGCATATTTGATGTTGCCAAGTCCTAGTTATCCTGGTAATGCCTAGTGAAATTGTTCATTTGAATCACCGGAAACGATATTGAAGTTTATTTTTCCAAAACTCTGGTTTTCTAAaggtttattttaaattttaaatagagGTGGAGGTTACTTTCAATCCAACTATGGATGCTATATTTGACTAACACATATAAGCTTTGGTATTCAGAAGAAAGTGAGACACAATAATATCTGAAAAGGGAATAAGCATGAATGAGGAAGAGTGGATCATGTGCCCATTTGCATACCTCACTTCCCCACTCTGTCTTGTCCTCATAGCCACAGCTGATGACATGGATGGCTTCTTTCAAAAGAGACTCAGGAGTTGCAGATTGAGGAACACCACCATTTTCCATTAATGTTGAGGCAACAAAGACAGCTGATTGGCCAAACCTTTTCTCCAGGCTCATTTGTGACATGAGCAATGACTTCTCATCATCAAATCCAGCACCTAGTTTTTACCCAAAAAGCAAATTAATAAGTGTAAGCTTTAGCAGATAAAGAATATCTCGAGTATGATGTATTTTGTTACATTAAATTAAGGTTACTACGTACGGTAAGCACCAGAATGATGCAATTCTCTTCAGACtattaaaaaaaatgcatcaagtGTCAACAGATAGATGACTTATTTGAAGTATGGGTGCCGAGATCTAATAATACAAATTATATAATAACAAGCCACACGGATCTAATTGTTTGGGAGTGGCTACATGGATAGTTGTCTGCAATTTTGCTATGTTAAGAGATCAGTAGTTGAGCATTGAGATCTCATGTAACAACTCATTTCACTGTCCTTTTTGTTTGGTGCACCCTACTAGTATACATCAATGCGTTCACTAGTGAACATTCATGAATAAAATGTGGAACTGTCAAAAATTTTGTGCAGATATTTAAATTCTTatgaaaaattaataataaaagtttTCCATGCATATgatacatattggtgtattcctgGCATGAATTCTCACAACAAACTTACACTAACCATGATGGTCAGTGCTCCAGTGCGGGACATCTTGTCACTAATGTATGATGGTGTTATTTGAAAAGGGACAAGAAGGaaactataaaaattatatataagaatTGTTTGTCAATATGCTGCTATTTAGCATGGAAAAACCTAAAGATGGCTTTCCTTTTTTCTTCTTATAAGCGAATGTCATGATTCTGAGTTTAAACTGAAAGGCTAAAATGCAATTGCTAAAAACAAGCACTTCAAGATCTGAAATTTTCAGATATTGAATGATGCTACAATTAAGTTCCACATTTTTTGTTAAAACAGCAAAATAAAGCAAATTACCTTCAACGCCCTCTTCTATATCTTCTAAATTAAATATTGGGACAGTGTTATCCACATGCTTGCTTGACTTTTTCTTTTCTGAACTTTTCTTGCTTGATTTAGAGTTCTTTTTATGTGAGCCACCGGACCAGAGAGAGAAGAAGCCCTTCTTTTTTTGCTTGTTCTTGATTGGAGGTTCATAACCATACAGTGCAGTTCGGTTGAAAACACATCCTGTACCCACATAAACGGGACCTTGGATACCATCTAGGCCTCTTAAGTTGATCTATAGTGAAAAGCATAGAAAACAGGAATCGGTCAGAACATGCAGAAGATGATTCTAATGCCATTATTTTCTGTATGTATGTTCGCATGATTGTTTCTTTAGACATCTTCGGTTAGAAGAATAGGCTATGGAGCTAACAATAGAAACCATATATACAATGTAATCCATCAAGCAACATGTTAGGTGGCATTTTGTACAGCTAGGCCATAATGATGTATGTCATCATTGTGTTATGTCAAATTTTTGGTTGGATTTACAAAAAAACCATTGATTCAAAAGACTAAATTGCCTAGTCGATGCCAAGGCTTATCCACAATCATCCAACCTAGGGctgtaaaaaattataaaagctcGGAAATATATCTGCACTTACATCGAAAAACACTGTGTTACGGTTGGCATATCGATCATTCCTATCAATACCATCAAACCTCTGCGGAAACTGCACATAACAAATTTGCCTTCCAAGATTTGGATCCATAAGAAAGCACATTGCCTCCCTCAAAGCCTTGCTGTTGTTTATGTAGTGATCACAATCAAGATTCAACATGAAGGGCCCATTGGTAAGGACTGCTGACACACGTACCTACTCAGGAGCTTATACAGATTAGCAATAAACATTCTTATCTAACTGAACTATGATTTACCGAGTATAAAGACATGCCAAATTCACATATATATGCCAAATCATGCATTGAGGTACTCACAAGAGCATTCATAGCACCAGCCTTCTTGTGATGTTGGAAACCTGGACGTTTCTCACGAGATACATAAACTAATCGTGGCAGTTCATTACCCTCAGTATCAAGCCCTCCACTATGACCCAAGAAAACCTGATAAATTAAATGACAGAAGATGATTCTGAGAAAACAATATTCTTTTAACGGAACATGTTGCACTAGCAATCACCATTTTCAGTAAATGTTAAGAAATAACAATGAACATGTCATGAAGTATATAAGATTGATAAGCATACTTGATGAGAAAATGTGCTTCAACATGCCAAAAGCATTAATAAGCATTCTTTAGATGTTTCTTCATAACAGAAATCCACCAACCTGGATCATTCCAGGATGATCTCTGGTGTTATTCCCAGGCCACGGTGTGCCATCTTGCATGATCCATCCCTCATCTGGAACTTTCTGTGCCTTTGCAACAAGGCCATTAATGCAAATTTTAAATTCTTCATATTCTCTCtggaatgaaaatattgatgTTTAGAGAACACACAAAAGGATACCAGTGTAGTCAATTTTAAAATTAGGAAAAACTAGACACCTTCATTGCCCTgcgatctttcacaaatgtaggtTGAACCTTATCCTTGAGGTAATCAATCTTCTGTGAGAAGTACCATTCAGGAGCTCGGGGCTCGATACTGTattttttgcagaaaggaacccaTTTTCTAGCAAACTCTGATGTTTCAGATAGTGCTTCAAATGTCAGCATAGCAGCACCATCGTCAGAGACATAGCAAGAAACCTTGTCGACAGGGTAATCAACAGCAAGAATTGATAACACGGTGTTGGCTGTGACAAGAGGAGGCTCTTTCAAAGGATCAACAGTACTAACGAAAATGTCAACAGCAGCCAGCTCAGATGGTTCACCTTCTCTATCGTATCTGTTGTTTTAAGTGGAACATAGTCAATAATTGATCTGGCTACTTAAGACTACAGTAGTTAACTAAGGACAAGAACACTTGACAGGAAAATTCGGAAACCATGAAGAATTACCTTATTGCCAGTCTGTCAAGATAAGTTTCACGATTCACAGGAAACCATTTGGGAAACTGATCCAAAATCCATGATATAGCAAACCATATCTCACATATTACAGACAACAACCATAAGGCATACGCATTGTGAACAGGATTGGTGATACGATAGTGGAGAAAAATACATAGGATCACAAGTCGTAATACAATGACCATCCTGTATGGGTTTATCCTGGAAGATGAAATAGGTACTTTCCTAGAAAGAGGCTGACGGGCTTCATCATTCCTGCATCAGAAAAACAATGTTACTTTTCATTTAAATAAGACACGGTCAGGTATATTTTCGGAGgcctaagaaagatatgaacatTGTTAAATGGTTATACATTTAAATAGGCCAGACCACAGTTTGGCTTGAACTGGAACCGAATTGGTCCAAAACCGGAACCGAATTGGACAGGCGGTTCGTTGGTTCCAAACCGAACCAGAACCAACACCCAACAGTTTGGTTCCGGTTCCTAGGTTTGGAAAACTAGAACCGTCGATTTTGAAACTAGCAATTCTGATTCCAGTTTGAACCGTCAATTccgtaattttaagttattttttattatttagaaataaatttatgaatttcttttatgttttaaatttttaattaaaaataataaaacattGGTGATTCAAACTGGAACTAAAACCATCGGTTCCATTCTGATTTCAA harbors:
- the LOC135623267 gene encoding small ribosomal subunit protein uS5y/uS5u/uS5v-like, producing the protein MAERGGDRGGFGRGFGRGRGDRGRGRGDRGRGRRGGRREEEEKWVPVTKLGRLVKEGKITSLEQIYLHSLPVKEHQIIDTLLGGRLKDEVMKIMPVQKQTRAGQRTRFKAFVVVGDTDGHVGLGVKCAKEVATAIRGAIILAKLSVIPVRRGYWGNKIGKPHTVPCKVTGKCGSVTVRMVPAPRGAGIVAARVPKKVLQFAGIEDVFTSSRGSTKTLGNFVKATFECLMKTYGFLTPDFWMETRFSKSPFQEYTDLLAKPTKAIILENTERVE
- the LOC135623268 gene encoding probable cellulose synthase A catalytic subunit 8 [UDP-forming], with the translated sequence MEVDGEKGKPGKHSGGQVCQICGDGVGTTVDGDMFVACDVCGFPVCRPCYEYERKDGNQSCPQCKTKYKRHRGSPPVRGEEGDDGDADDVSDFNYPTGNQDQKPKITERMLGWHMSHEQGEDIGPPKYDRGEIPRNHIPLLTHSQGLSGELPMTSPDHMMSPGGGGKRVHPLPFRSPNTSREFGNVAWKERVDGWKMKQEKNVAPMTNGTSHAPSEGRGGGDIDATTDYNMDDALLNDEARQPLSRKVPISSSRINPYRMVIVLRLVILCIFLHYRITNPVHNAYALWLLSVICEIWFAISWILDQFPKWFPVNRETYLDRLAIRYDREGEPSELAAVDIFVSTVDPLKEPPLVTANTVLSILAVDYPVDKVSCYVSDDGAAMLTFEALSETSEFARKWVPFCKKYSIEPRAPEWYFSQKIDYLKDKVQPTFVKDRRAMKREYEEFKICINGLVAKAQKVPDEGWIMQDGTPWPGNNTRDHPGMIQVFLGHSGGLDTEGNELPRLVYVSREKRPGFQHHKKAGAMNALVRVSAVLTNGPFMLNLDCDHYINNSKALREAMCFLMDPNLGRQICYVQFPQRFDGIDRNDRYANRNTVFFDINLRGLDGIQGPVYVGTGCVFNRTALYGYEPPIKNKQKKKGFFSLWSGGSHKKNSKSSKKSSEKKKSSKHVDNTVPIFNLEDIEEGVEGAGFDDEKSLLMSQMSLEKRFGQSAVFVASTLMENGGVPQSATPESLLKEAIHVISCGYEDKTEWGSEIGWIYGSVTEDILTGFKMHARGWKSIYCMPKRPAFKGSAPINLSDRLNQVLRWALGSVEILFSRHCPIWYGYGGRLKFLERFAYINTTIYPLTSLPLLLYCTLPAICLLTGKFIIPQISNIASIWFISLFLSIFATGILEMRWSGVGIDEWWRNEQFWVIGGVSSHLFAVFQGLLKVLAGIDTNFTVTSKASDEDGDFAELYMFKWTTLLIPPTTLLIVNLVGVVAGISYAINSGYQSWGPLFGKLFFAFWVIVHLYPFLKGLMGRQNRTPTIVVVWSILLASIFSLLWVRVDPFTTRVTGPDVQQCGINC